From Macaca fascicularis isolate 582-1 chromosome 14, T2T-MFA8v1.1, a single genomic window includes:
- the SCYL1 gene encoding N-terminal kinase-like protein isoform X4, whose translation MWFFARDPVRDFPFELIPEPPEGGPPGPWALHRGRKKATGCPVSIFVYDVKPGAEEQTQVAKAAFKRLKTLRHPNILAYIDGLETEKCLHVVTEAVTPLGIYLKARVEAGGLKELEISWGLHQIVKALSFLVNDCSLIHNNVCMAAVFVDRAGEWKLGGLDYMYSAQGNGGGPPRKGIPELEQYDPPELADSSGRVVREKWSADMWRLGCLIWEVFNGPLPRAAALRNPGKIPKSLVPHYCELVGANPKVRPNPARFLQNCRAPGGFMSNRFVETNLFLEEIQIKEPAEKQKFFQELSKSLDAFPEDFCRHKVLPQLLTAFEFGSAGAVVLTPLFKVGKFLSAEEYQQKIIPVVVKMFSSTDRAMRIRLLQQMEQFIQYLDEPTVNTQIFPHVVHGFLDTNPAIREQTVKSMLLLAPKLNEANLNVELMKHFARLQAKDEQGPIRCNTTVCLGKIGSYLSASAFKAIRSFLSKLESVSEDPTQLEEVEKDVHAASSPGMGGAAASWAGWAVTGVSSLTSKLIRVHPTTAPAETNIPQRPTPEGVPAPAPTPVPATPTTSGHWETQEEDKDTAEDSSAADRWDDEDWGSLEQEAESVLAQQDDWSTGGQVSHASQVSNSDHKPSKSPESDWSSWEAEGSWEQGWQEPSSQEPPLEGTRLASEYNWGGPESSDKGDPFATLSARPSTQPRPDSWVEDNWEGLETESRQAKAELARKKREERRREMEAKRAERKAAKGPMKLGARKLD comes from the exons ATGTGGTTCTTTGCTCGGGACCCGGTCCGGGACTTTCCGTTCGAGCTCATCCCGGAGCCCCCAGAGGGCGGCCCGCCCGGGCCCTGGGCCCTGCACCGTGGCCGCAAGAAG GCCACAGGCTGTCCCGTGTCCATCTTCGTCTATGATGTGAAGCCTGGCGCGGAAGAGCAGACCCAGGTGGCCAAAGCTGCTTTCAAGCGCCTCAAAACTCTACGGCATCCCAACATCCTGGCTTACATCGATGGACTTGAG ACGGAAAAATGTCTCCACGTCGTGACAGAGGCTGTGACTCCGTTGGGAATATACCTCAAGGCGAGAGTGGAGGCTGGTGGCCTGAAGGAGCTGGAGATCTCCTGGGGGCTACACCAGATTGTG AAAGCCCTCAGCTTCCTGGTCAACGACTGCAGCCTCATCCACAACAATGTCTGCATGGCCGCCGTGTTCGTGGACCGAGCTGGCGAGTGGAAGCTTGGGGGCCTGGACTACATGTATTCAGCCCAGGGCAACGGTGGGGGACCTCCCCGCAAGGGGATCCCCGAGCTTGAGCAGTATGACCCCCCGGAGTTGGCTGACAGCAGTGGCAGAGTGGTCAGAGAGAAGTG GTCAGCAGACATGTGGCGCTTGGGCTGCCTCATCTGGGAAGTCTTCAATGGGCCCCTACCTCGGGCAGCAGCCCTACGCAACCCTGGGAAG ATCCCCAAATCACTAGTACCCCATTACTGTGAGCTGGTGGGAGCGAACCCCAAGGTGCGTCCCAACCCGGCCCGCTTCCTGCAGAACTGCCGGGCACCTGGTGGCTTCATGAGCAACCGCTTTGTAGAGACCAACCTCTTCCTGGAGGAGATTCAG ATCAAAGAGCCAGCCGAGAAGCAAAAGTTCTTCCAGGAGCTGAGCAAGAGCCTGGATGCGTTCCCTGAGGATTTCTGTCGGCACAAGGTGCTGCCCCAGCTGCTGACCGCCTTCGAGTTCGGCAGTGCTGGGGCCGTTGTCCTCACGCCCCTCTTCAAG GTGGGCAAGTTCCTGAGCGCTGAGGAATATCAGCAGAAGATCATCCCTGTGGTGGTCAAGATGTTCTCATCTACTGACCGGGCCATGCGCATCCGCCTCCTGCAGCAG ATGGAGCAGTTCATCCAGTACCTTGATGAGCCAACGGTCAACACCCAGATCTTCCCCCACGTCGTACATGGCTTTCTGGACACCAACCCTGCCATCCGGGAGCAGACGGTCAAG TCCATGCTGCTTCTGGCCCCGAAGCTGAACGAGGCCAACCTCAATGTGGAGCTGATGAAGCACTTTGCACGGCTACAGGCCAAGGATGAACAGGGTCCCATCCGCTGCAACACCACGGTCTGCCTGGGCAAAATCGGCTCATACCTCAGTGCCAGC GCCTTCAAGGCCATTCGGAGCTTCCTGTCCAAACTGGAGTCTGTGTCGGAGGACCCGACCCAGCTGGAGGAAGTGG AGAAGGATGTCCATGCAGCCTCCAGCCCTGGCATGGGAGGAGCCGCAGCCAGCTGGGCAGGCTGGGCCGTGACCGGGGTCTCCTCACTCACCTCCAAGCTGATCCGTGTGCACCCCACCACTGCCCCCGCAGAGACCAACATTCCCCAAAGACCCACACCTGAAG GAGTTCCTGCCCCGGCTCCCACCCCTGTTCCTGCCACCCCTACAACCTCAGGCCACTGGGAGACGCAGGAAGAGGACAAGGACACAGCAGAGGACAGCAGCGCTGCTGACAGATGGGACGACGAAGACTGGGGCAGCCTGGAG CAGGAGGCTGAGTCCGTGCTGGCCCAGCAGGATGACTGGAGCACTGGGGGCCAAGTGAGCCATGCTAGTCAG GTTAGCAACTCCGACCACAAACCCTCCAAATCCCCAGAGTCCGACTGGAGCAGCTGGGAAGCTGAGGGCTCCTGGGAACAGGGCTGGCAGGAGCCAAGCTCCCAGGAGCCACCTCTCGAGGGTACGCGGCTGGCCAGCGAGTATAACTGGGGTGGCCCAGAGTCCAGCGACAAGGGTGACCCCTTCGCTACCCTGTCTGCACGTCCCAGCACCCAG CCTAGGCCGGACTCGTGGGTTGAGGACAACTGGGAGGGCCTGGAGACGGAAAGTC gacaggccaaggCTGAGCTGGCCCGGAAGAAGCGCGAGGAGCGGCGGCGGGAGATGGAAGCCAAACGCGCCGAGAGGAAGGCGGCCAAGGGCCCCATGAAGCTGGGAGCCCGGAAGCTGGACTGA
- the SCYL1 gene encoding N-terminal kinase-like protein isoform X15 produces the protein MWFFARDPVRDFPFELIPEPPEGGPPGPWALHRGRKKATGCPVSIFVYDVKPGAEEQTQVAKAAFKRLKTLRHPNILAYIDGLETEKCLHVVTEAVTPLGIYLKARVEAGGLKELEISWGLHQIVKALSFLVNDCSLIHNNVCMAAVFVDRAGEWKLGGLDYMYSAQGNGGGPPRKGIPELEQYDPPELADSSGRVVREKWSADMWRLGCLIWEVFNGPLPRAAALRNPGKIPKSLVPHYCELVGANPKVRPNPARFLQNCRAPGGFMSNRFVETNLFLEEIQIKEPAEKQKFFQELSKSLDAFPEDFCRHKVLPQLLTAFEFGSAGAVVLTPLFKVGKFLSAEEYQQKIIPVVVKMFSSTDRAMRIRLLQQMEQFIQYLDEPTVNTQIFPHVVHGFLDTNPAIREQTVKSMLLLAPKLNEANLNVELMKHFARLQAKDEQGPIRCNTTVCLGKIGSYLSASTRHRVLTSAFSRATKDPFAPSRVAGVLGFAATHNLYSMNDCAHKILPVLCGLTVDPEKSVRDQAFKAIRSFLSKLESVSEDPTQLEEVEKDVHAASSPGMGGAAASWAGWAVTGVSSLTSKLIRVHPTTAPAETNIPQRPTPEGVPAPAPTPVPATPTTSGHWETQEEDKDTAEDSSAADRWDDEDWGSLEQEAESVLAQQDDWSTGGQVSHASQVSNSDHKPSKSPESDWSSWEAEGSWEQGWQEPSSQEPPLEGTRLASEYNWGGPESSDKGDPFATLSARPSTQDRPRLSWPGRSARSGGGRWKPNAPRGRRPRAP, from the exons ATGTGGTTCTTTGCTCGGGACCCGGTCCGGGACTTTCCGTTCGAGCTCATCCCGGAGCCCCCAGAGGGCGGCCCGCCCGGGCCCTGGGCCCTGCACCGTGGCCGCAAGAAG GCCACAGGCTGTCCCGTGTCCATCTTCGTCTATGATGTGAAGCCTGGCGCGGAAGAGCAGACCCAGGTGGCCAAAGCTGCTTTCAAGCGCCTCAAAACTCTACGGCATCCCAACATCCTGGCTTACATCGATGGACTTGAG ACGGAAAAATGTCTCCACGTCGTGACAGAGGCTGTGACTCCGTTGGGAATATACCTCAAGGCGAGAGTGGAGGCTGGTGGCCTGAAGGAGCTGGAGATCTCCTGGGGGCTACACCAGATTGTG AAAGCCCTCAGCTTCCTGGTCAACGACTGCAGCCTCATCCACAACAATGTCTGCATGGCCGCCGTGTTCGTGGACCGAGCTGGCGAGTGGAAGCTTGGGGGCCTGGACTACATGTATTCAGCCCAGGGCAACGGTGGGGGACCTCCCCGCAAGGGGATCCCCGAGCTTGAGCAGTATGACCCCCCGGAGTTGGCTGACAGCAGTGGCAGAGTGGTCAGAGAGAAGTG GTCAGCAGACATGTGGCGCTTGGGCTGCCTCATCTGGGAAGTCTTCAATGGGCCCCTACCTCGGGCAGCAGCCCTACGCAACCCTGGGAAG ATCCCCAAATCACTAGTACCCCATTACTGTGAGCTGGTGGGAGCGAACCCCAAGGTGCGTCCCAACCCGGCCCGCTTCCTGCAGAACTGCCGGGCACCTGGTGGCTTCATGAGCAACCGCTTTGTAGAGACCAACCTCTTCCTGGAGGAGATTCAG ATCAAAGAGCCAGCCGAGAAGCAAAAGTTCTTCCAGGAGCTGAGCAAGAGCCTGGATGCGTTCCCTGAGGATTTCTGTCGGCACAAGGTGCTGCCCCAGCTGCTGACCGCCTTCGAGTTCGGCAGTGCTGGGGCCGTTGTCCTCACGCCCCTCTTCAAG GTGGGCAAGTTCCTGAGCGCTGAGGAATATCAGCAGAAGATCATCCCTGTGGTGGTCAAGATGTTCTCATCTACTGACCGGGCCATGCGCATCCGCCTCCTGCAGCAG ATGGAGCAGTTCATCCAGTACCTTGATGAGCCAACGGTCAACACCCAGATCTTCCCCCACGTCGTACATGGCTTTCTGGACACCAACCCTGCCATCCGGGAGCAGACGGTCAAG TCCATGCTGCTTCTGGCCCCGAAGCTGAACGAGGCCAACCTCAATGTGGAGCTGATGAAGCACTTTGCACGGCTACAGGCCAAGGATGAACAGGGTCCCATCCGCTGCAACACCACGGTCTGCCTGGGCAAAATCGGCTCATACCTCAGTGCCAGC ACCAGACACAGGGTCCTTACTTCCGCCTTCAGCCGAGCCACTAAGGACCCGTTTGCACCGTCCCGGGTTGCGGGTGTCCTGGGCTTTGCTGCCACCCACAATCTCTACTCAATGAATGACTGTGCCCACAAGATCCTGCCTGTGCTCTGCGGTCTCACTGTAGATCCTGAGAAATCTGTGCGGGACCAG GCCTTCAAGGCCATTCGGAGCTTCCTGTCCAAACTGGAGTCTGTGTCGGAGGACCCGACCCAGCTGGAGGAAGTGG AGAAGGATGTCCATGCAGCCTCCAGCCCTGGCATGGGAGGAGCCGCAGCCAGCTGGGCAGGCTGGGCCGTGACCGGGGTCTCCTCACTCACCTCCAAGCTGATCCGTGTGCACCCCACCACTGCCCCCGCAGAGACCAACATTCCCCAAAGACCCACACCTGAAG GAGTTCCTGCCCCGGCTCCCACCCCTGTTCCTGCCACCCCTACAACCTCAGGCCACTGGGAGACGCAGGAAGAGGACAAGGACACAGCAGAGGACAGCAGCGCTGCTGACAGATGGGACGACGAAGACTGGGGCAGCCTGGAG CAGGAGGCTGAGTCCGTGCTGGCCCAGCAGGATGACTGGAGCACTGGGGGCCAAGTGAGCCATGCTAGTCAG GTTAGCAACTCCGACCACAAACCCTCCAAATCCCCAGAGTCCGACTGGAGCAGCTGGGAAGCTGAGGGCTCCTGGGAACAGGGCTGGCAGGAGCCAAGCTCCCAGGAGCCACCTCTCGAGGGTACGCGGCTGGCCAGCGAGTATAACTGGGGTGGCCCAGAGTCCAGCGACAAGGGTGACCCCTTCGCTACCCTGTCTGCACGTCCCAGCACCCAG gacaggccaaggCTGAGCTGGCCCGGAAGAAGCGCGAGGAGCGGCGGCGGGAGATGGAAGCCAAACGCGCCGAGAGGAAGGCGGCCAAGGGCCCCATGA
- the SCYL1 gene encoding N-terminal kinase-like protein isoform X14 has product MWFFARDPVRDFPFELIPEPPEGGPPGPWALHRGRKKATGCPVSIFVYDVKPGAEEQTQVAKAAFKRLKTLRHPNILAYIDGLETEKCLHVVTEAVTPLGIYLKARVEAGGLKELEISWGLHQIVKALSFLVNDCSLIHNNVCMAAVFVDRAGEWKLGGLDYMYSAQGNGGGPPRKGIPELEQYDPPELADSSGRVVREKWSADMWRLGCLIWEVFNGPLPRAAALRNPGKIPKSLVPHYCELVGANPKVRPNPARFLQNCRAPGGFMSNRFVETNLFLEEIQIKEPAEKQKFFQELSKSLDAFPEDFCRHKVLPQLLTAFEFGSAGAVVLTPLFKVGKFLSAEEYQQKIIPVVVKMFSSTDRAMRIRLLQQMEQFIQYLDEPTVNTQIFPHVVHGFLDTNPAIREQTVKSMLLLAPKLNEANLNVELMKHFARLQAKDEQGPIRCNTTVCLGKIGSYLSASTRHRVLTSAFSRATKDPFAPSRVAGVLGFAATHNLYSMNDCAHKILPVLCGLTVDPEKSVRDQAFKAIRSFLSKLESVSEDPTQLEEVEKDVHAASSPGMGGAAASWAGWAVTGVSSLTSKLIRVHPTTAPAETNIPQRPTPEGVPAPAPTPVPATPTTSGHWETQEEDKDTAEDSSAADRWDDEDWGSLEEAESVLAQQDDWSTGGQVSHASQSPTGAAGKLRAPGNRAGRSQAPRSHLSRVRGWPASITGVAQSPATRVTPSLPCLHVPAPSLGRTRGLRTTGRAWRRKVDRPRLSWPGRSARSGGGRWKPNAPRGRRPRAP; this is encoded by the exons ATGTGGTTCTTTGCTCGGGACCCGGTCCGGGACTTTCCGTTCGAGCTCATCCCGGAGCCCCCAGAGGGCGGCCCGCCCGGGCCCTGGGCCCTGCACCGTGGCCGCAAGAAG GCCACAGGCTGTCCCGTGTCCATCTTCGTCTATGATGTGAAGCCTGGCGCGGAAGAGCAGACCCAGGTGGCCAAAGCTGCTTTCAAGCGCCTCAAAACTCTACGGCATCCCAACATCCTGGCTTACATCGATGGACTTGAG ACGGAAAAATGTCTCCACGTCGTGACAGAGGCTGTGACTCCGTTGGGAATATACCTCAAGGCGAGAGTGGAGGCTGGTGGCCTGAAGGAGCTGGAGATCTCCTGGGGGCTACACCAGATTGTG AAAGCCCTCAGCTTCCTGGTCAACGACTGCAGCCTCATCCACAACAATGTCTGCATGGCCGCCGTGTTCGTGGACCGAGCTGGCGAGTGGAAGCTTGGGGGCCTGGACTACATGTATTCAGCCCAGGGCAACGGTGGGGGACCTCCCCGCAAGGGGATCCCCGAGCTTGAGCAGTATGACCCCCCGGAGTTGGCTGACAGCAGTGGCAGAGTGGTCAGAGAGAAGTG GTCAGCAGACATGTGGCGCTTGGGCTGCCTCATCTGGGAAGTCTTCAATGGGCCCCTACCTCGGGCAGCAGCCCTACGCAACCCTGGGAAG ATCCCCAAATCACTAGTACCCCATTACTGTGAGCTGGTGGGAGCGAACCCCAAGGTGCGTCCCAACCCGGCCCGCTTCCTGCAGAACTGCCGGGCACCTGGTGGCTTCATGAGCAACCGCTTTGTAGAGACCAACCTCTTCCTGGAGGAGATTCAG ATCAAAGAGCCAGCCGAGAAGCAAAAGTTCTTCCAGGAGCTGAGCAAGAGCCTGGATGCGTTCCCTGAGGATTTCTGTCGGCACAAGGTGCTGCCCCAGCTGCTGACCGCCTTCGAGTTCGGCAGTGCTGGGGCCGTTGTCCTCACGCCCCTCTTCAAG GTGGGCAAGTTCCTGAGCGCTGAGGAATATCAGCAGAAGATCATCCCTGTGGTGGTCAAGATGTTCTCATCTACTGACCGGGCCATGCGCATCCGCCTCCTGCAGCAG ATGGAGCAGTTCATCCAGTACCTTGATGAGCCAACGGTCAACACCCAGATCTTCCCCCACGTCGTACATGGCTTTCTGGACACCAACCCTGCCATCCGGGAGCAGACGGTCAAG TCCATGCTGCTTCTGGCCCCGAAGCTGAACGAGGCCAACCTCAATGTGGAGCTGATGAAGCACTTTGCACGGCTACAGGCCAAGGATGAACAGGGTCCCATCCGCTGCAACACCACGGTCTGCCTGGGCAAAATCGGCTCATACCTCAGTGCCAGC ACCAGACACAGGGTCCTTACTTCCGCCTTCAGCCGAGCCACTAAGGACCCGTTTGCACCGTCCCGGGTTGCGGGTGTCCTGGGCTTTGCTGCCACCCACAATCTCTACTCAATGAATGACTGTGCCCACAAGATCCTGCCTGTGCTCTGCGGTCTCACTGTAGATCCTGAGAAATCTGTGCGGGACCAG GCCTTCAAGGCCATTCGGAGCTTCCTGTCCAAACTGGAGTCTGTGTCGGAGGACCCGACCCAGCTGGAGGAAGTGG AGAAGGATGTCCATGCAGCCTCCAGCCCTGGCATGGGAGGAGCCGCAGCCAGCTGGGCAGGCTGGGCCGTGACCGGGGTCTCCTCACTCACCTCCAAGCTGATCCGTGTGCACCCCACCACTGCCCCCGCAGAGACCAACATTCCCCAAAGACCCACACCTGAAG GAGTTCCTGCCCCGGCTCCCACCCCTGTTCCTGCCACCCCTACAACCTCAGGCCACTGGGAGACGCAGGAAGAGGACAAGGACACAGCAGAGGACAGCAGCGCTGCTGACAGATGGGACGACGAAGACTGGGGCAGCCTGGAG GAGGCTGAGTCCGTGCTGGCCCAGCAGGATGACTGGAGCACTGGGGGCCAAGTGAGCCATGCTAGTCAG AGTCCGACTGGAGCAGCTGGGAAGCTGAGGGCTCCTGGGAACAGGGCTGGCAGGAGCCAAGCTCCCAGGAGCCACCTCTCGAGGGTACGCGGCTGGCCAGCGAGTATAACTGGGGTGGCCCAGAGTCCAGCGACAAGGGTGACCCCTTCGCTACCCTGTCTGCACGTCCCAGCACCCAG CCTAGGCCGGACTCGTGGGTTGAGGACAACTGGGAGGGCCTGGAGACGGAAAGTC gacaggccaaggCTGAGCTGGCCCGGAAGAAGCGCGAGGAGCGGCGGCGGGAGATGGAAGCCAAACGCGCCGAGAGGAAGGCGGCCAAGGGCCCCATGA
- the SCYL1 gene encoding N-terminal kinase-like protein isoform X7 has protein sequence MWRLGCLIWEVFNGPLPRAAALRNPGKIPKSLVPHYCELVGANPKVRPNPARFLQNCRAPGGFMSNRFVETNLFLEEIQIKEPAEKQKFFQELSKSLDAFPEDFCRHKVLPQLLTAFEFGSAGAVVLTPLFKVGKFLSAEEYQQKIIPVVVKMFSSTDRAMRIRLLQQMEQFIQYLDEPTVNTQIFPHVVHGFLDTNPAIREQTVKSMLLLAPKLNEANLNVELMKHFARLQAKDEQGPIRCNTTVCLGKIGSYLSASTRHRVLTSAFSRATKDPFAPSRVAGVLGFAATHNLYSMNDCAHKILPVLCGLTVDPEKSVRDQAFKAIRSFLSKLESVSEDPTQLEEVEKDVHAASSPGMGGAAASWAGWAVTGVSSLTSKLIRVHPTTAPAETNIPQRPTPEGVPAPAPTPVPATPTTSGHWETQEEDKDTAEDSSAADRWDDEDWGSLEQEAESVLAQQDDWSTGGQVSHASQVSNSDHKPSKSPESDWSSWEAEGSWEQGWQEPSSQEPPLEGTRLASEYNWGGPESSDKGDPFATLSARPSTQPRPDSWVEDNWEGLETESRQAKAELARKKREERRREMEAKRAERKAAKGPMKLGARKLD, from the exons ATGTGGCGCTTGGGCTGCCTCATCTGGGAAGTCTTCAATGGGCCCCTACCTCGGGCAGCAGCCCTACGCAACCCTGGGAAG ATCCCCAAATCACTAGTACCCCATTACTGTGAGCTGGTGGGAGCGAACCCCAAGGTGCGTCCCAACCCGGCCCGCTTCCTGCAGAACTGCCGGGCACCTGGTGGCTTCATGAGCAACCGCTTTGTAGAGACCAACCTCTTCCTGGAGGAGATTCAG ATCAAAGAGCCAGCCGAGAAGCAAAAGTTCTTCCAGGAGCTGAGCAAGAGCCTGGATGCGTTCCCTGAGGATTTCTGTCGGCACAAGGTGCTGCCCCAGCTGCTGACCGCCTTCGAGTTCGGCAGTGCTGGGGCCGTTGTCCTCACGCCCCTCTTCAAG GTGGGCAAGTTCCTGAGCGCTGAGGAATATCAGCAGAAGATCATCCCTGTGGTGGTCAAGATGTTCTCATCTACTGACCGGGCCATGCGCATCCGCCTCCTGCAGCAG ATGGAGCAGTTCATCCAGTACCTTGATGAGCCAACGGTCAACACCCAGATCTTCCCCCACGTCGTACATGGCTTTCTGGACACCAACCCTGCCATCCGGGAGCAGACGGTCAAG TCCATGCTGCTTCTGGCCCCGAAGCTGAACGAGGCCAACCTCAATGTGGAGCTGATGAAGCACTTTGCACGGCTACAGGCCAAGGATGAACAGGGTCCCATCCGCTGCAACACCACGGTCTGCCTGGGCAAAATCGGCTCATACCTCAGTGCCAGC ACCAGACACAGGGTCCTTACTTCCGCCTTCAGCCGAGCCACTAAGGACCCGTTTGCACCGTCCCGGGTTGCGGGTGTCCTGGGCTTTGCTGCCACCCACAATCTCTACTCAATGAATGACTGTGCCCACAAGATCCTGCCTGTGCTCTGCGGTCTCACTGTAGATCCTGAGAAATCTGTGCGGGACCAG GCCTTCAAGGCCATTCGGAGCTTCCTGTCCAAACTGGAGTCTGTGTCGGAGGACCCGACCCAGCTGGAGGAAGTGG AGAAGGATGTCCATGCAGCCTCCAGCCCTGGCATGGGAGGAGCCGCAGCCAGCTGGGCAGGCTGGGCCGTGACCGGGGTCTCCTCACTCACCTCCAAGCTGATCCGTGTGCACCCCACCACTGCCCCCGCAGAGACCAACATTCCCCAAAGACCCACACCTGAAG GAGTTCCTGCCCCGGCTCCCACCCCTGTTCCTGCCACCCCTACAACCTCAGGCCACTGGGAGACGCAGGAAGAGGACAAGGACACAGCAGAGGACAGCAGCGCTGCTGACAGATGGGACGACGAAGACTGGGGCAGCCTGGAG CAGGAGGCTGAGTCCGTGCTGGCCCAGCAGGATGACTGGAGCACTGGGGGCCAAGTGAGCCATGCTAGTCAG GTTAGCAACTCCGACCACAAACCCTCCAAATCCCCAGAGTCCGACTGGAGCAGCTGGGAAGCTGAGGGCTCCTGGGAACAGGGCTGGCAGGAGCCAAGCTCCCAGGAGCCACCTCTCGAGGGTACGCGGCTGGCCAGCGAGTATAACTGGGGTGGCCCAGAGTCCAGCGACAAGGGTGACCCCTTCGCTACCCTGTCTGCACGTCCCAGCACCCAG CCTAGGCCGGACTCGTGGGTTGAGGACAACTGGGAGGGCCTGGAGACGGAAAGTC gacaggccaaggCTGAGCTGGCCCGGAAGAAGCGCGAGGAGCGGCGGCGGGAGATGGAAGCCAAACGCGCCGAGAGGAAGGCGGCCAAGGGCCCCATGAAGCTGGGAGCCCGGAAGCTGGACTGA
- the SCYL1 gene encoding N-terminal kinase-like protein isoform X12 — translation MWRLGCLIWEVFNGPLPRAAALRNPGKIPKSLVPHYCELVGANPKVRPNPARFLQNCRAPGGFMSNRFVETNLFLEEIQIKEPAEKQKFFQELSKSLDAFPEDFCRHKVLPQLLTAFEFGSAGAVVLTPLFKVGKFLSAEEYQQKIIPVVVKMFSSTDRAMRIRLLQQMEQFIQYLDEPTVNTQIFPHVVHGFLDTNPAIREQTVKSMLLLAPKLNEANLNVELMKHFARLQAKDEQGPIRCNTTVCLGKIGSYLSASAFKAIRSFLSKLESVSEDPTQLEEVEKDVHAASSPGMGGAAASWAGWAVTGVSSLTSKLIRVHPTTAPAETNIPQRPTPEGVPAPAPTPVPATPTTSGHWETQEEDKDTAEDSSAADRWDDEDWGSLEVSNSDHKPSKSPESDWSSWEAEGSWEQGWQEPSSQEPPLEGTRLASEYNWGGPESSDKGDPFATLSARPSTQPRPDSWVEDNWEGLETESRQAKAELARKKREERRREMEAKRAERKAAKGPMKLGARKLD, via the exons ATGTGGCGCTTGGGCTGCCTCATCTGGGAAGTCTTCAATGGGCCCCTACCTCGGGCAGCAGCCCTACGCAACCCTGGGAAG ATCCCCAAATCACTAGTACCCCATTACTGTGAGCTGGTGGGAGCGAACCCCAAGGTGCGTCCCAACCCGGCCCGCTTCCTGCAGAACTGCCGGGCACCTGGTGGCTTCATGAGCAACCGCTTTGTAGAGACCAACCTCTTCCTGGAGGAGATTCAG ATCAAAGAGCCAGCCGAGAAGCAAAAGTTCTTCCAGGAGCTGAGCAAGAGCCTGGATGCGTTCCCTGAGGATTTCTGTCGGCACAAGGTGCTGCCCCAGCTGCTGACCGCCTTCGAGTTCGGCAGTGCTGGGGCCGTTGTCCTCACGCCCCTCTTCAAG GTGGGCAAGTTCCTGAGCGCTGAGGAATATCAGCAGAAGATCATCCCTGTGGTGGTCAAGATGTTCTCATCTACTGACCGGGCCATGCGCATCCGCCTCCTGCAGCAG ATGGAGCAGTTCATCCAGTACCTTGATGAGCCAACGGTCAACACCCAGATCTTCCCCCACGTCGTACATGGCTTTCTGGACACCAACCCTGCCATCCGGGAGCAGACGGTCAAG TCCATGCTGCTTCTGGCCCCGAAGCTGAACGAGGCCAACCTCAATGTGGAGCTGATGAAGCACTTTGCACGGCTACAGGCCAAGGATGAACAGGGTCCCATCCGCTGCAACACCACGGTCTGCCTGGGCAAAATCGGCTCATACCTCAGTGCCAGC GCCTTCAAGGCCATTCGGAGCTTCCTGTCCAAACTGGAGTCTGTGTCGGAGGACCCGACCCAGCTGGAGGAAGTGG AGAAGGATGTCCATGCAGCCTCCAGCCCTGGCATGGGAGGAGCCGCAGCCAGCTGGGCAGGCTGGGCCGTGACCGGGGTCTCCTCACTCACCTCCAAGCTGATCCGTGTGCACCCCACCACTGCCCCCGCAGAGACCAACATTCCCCAAAGACCCACACCTGAAG GAGTTCCTGCCCCGGCTCCCACCCCTGTTCCTGCCACCCCTACAACCTCAGGCCACTGGGAGACGCAGGAAGAGGACAAGGACACAGCAGAGGACAGCAGCGCTGCTGACAGATGGGACGACGAAGACTGGGGCAGCCTGGAG GTTAGCAACTCCGACCACAAACCCTCCAAATCCCCAGAGTCCGACTGGAGCAGCTGGGAAGCTGAGGGCTCCTGGGAACAGGGCTGGCAGGAGCCAAGCTCCCAGGAGCCACCTCTCGAGGGTACGCGGCTGGCCAGCGAGTATAACTGGGGTGGCCCAGAGTCCAGCGACAAGGGTGACCCCTTCGCTACCCTGTCTGCACGTCCCAGCACCCAG CCTAGGCCGGACTCGTGGGTTGAGGACAACTGGGAGGGCCTGGAGACGGAAAGTC gacaggccaaggCTGAGCTGGCCCGGAAGAAGCGCGAGGAGCGGCGGCGGGAGATGGAAGCCAAACGCGCCGAGAGGAAGGCGGCCAAGGGCCCCATGAAGCTGGGAGCCCGGAAGCTGGACTGA